A DNA window from Plodia interpunctella isolate USDA-ARS_2022_Savannah chromosome 12, ilPloInte3.2, whole genome shotgun sequence contains the following coding sequences:
- the LOC128674420 gene encoding connectin-like produces MDWIFRGLGSVVQSVPVQCSAVGAGGRTSVKCLCEWSSLNVFHRASFSAEVWELVNDLTYHAKHNMWKILTIVIATWALAESNLYDHNKRDIATSLCDPLSDSNNKIRCYCKKYSSHSEQVKVAECSLTTKNVEMNDPSWDEFVVIENVTKLTLTNTKGISLSYIPTDAIQYTKALTKLIITYGNIEDIPPFAFANLTQLEEIIVRDSNIKTLQKYAFAHHKATHTISLDNNGIEEINRDVFVDLPSLKQLYLTSNKIAIIHDRAFTHLNNLKELEIDKNELFSLNSETFHGLRKLDRLVLSNNNLEVIGAKTFVHLVQLQSLSLDGNHIQMLDEKAFNGATQLTSLTLARNKLKDFDNAQIFEGLNNLRSLSLRDNQLVKIKAESMTPIINNLHTVGSFFDFEGNKFPCDCNLDWFLTLINKTRSTVLKTSIENFKCYPSDALRETWMRVSEVAQNEELQESEPQNQHDYEYYDDSQLNGTLFYTDIRFLLNCSGNIVLPGPTYVTSDNKVVKEQSSPTSSYTTASTPVTSKAIIRNQGMLDLFPSETTIVPKTVTTTDSRTELNKVTERNEKKIIPTTSKLATVSAKPIDKNYDDHDMASDEAKPEKLNARRSYHEDIDNEQKSNNSPSNAGCVTLSSILLMLSLSSFL; encoded by the exons gtATCACGCAAAACACAATATGTGGAAAATACTAACCATCGTAATCGCGACGTGGGCGCTAGCAGAATCAAACTTATACGACCATAACAAACGGGACATCGCCACATCTTTATGTGATCCACTGTCCGACagcaacaataaaatacgTTGTTACTGCAAAAAATACAGCAGTCATTCTGAACAGGTCAAAGTAGCTGAATGCTCTCTAACCACGAAGAATGTTGAAATGAATGATCCCAGTTGGGACGAGTTCGTCGTGATTGAAAACGTTACTAAACTCACTCTAACTAACACTAAAGGAATTTCACTAAGTTACATACCAACTGATGCTATACAATATACCAAAGCACTgaccaaattaattataacgtACGGAAACATTGAAGACATTCCACCGTTTGCTTTCGCAAACTTGACTCAACTAGAAGAAATTATAGTAAGAGATAGCAACATCAAAACCCTTCAGAAATATGCGTTCGCTCATCATAAAGCCACGCATACTATTAGTTTGGATAACAATGGTATAGAAGAAATAAACAGAGACGTATTTGTAGATTTGCCATCACTAAAACAACTATATCTAACGTCGAATAAAATAGCTATTATTCATGATCGAGCATTTACGCATTTGAACAATTTGAAAGAATTGGAGATTGATAAGAATGAATTATTTAGTTTGAACAGTGAAACATTTCACGGGTTGAGAAAATTAGACAGATTAGTTctgagtaataataatttggaaGTTATTGGGGCTAAAACCTTTGTTCATCTTGTGCAGCTACAGTCACTGAGCTTGGATGGAAATCACATACAAATGTTAGATGAGAAAGCATTTAATGGTGCTACCCAATTAACATCTCTGACTCTAGCTAGAAATAAGCTAAAAGATTTTGACAATGCACAGATTTTTGAAggactaaataatttaagatcaCTGAGTTTGAGGGATAACCagttagttaaaattaaagctGAATCAATGACGCCGATTATCAACAATTTGCACACTGTCGGCAGTTTCTTCGATTTTGAAG GTAACAAGTTTCCATGCGACTGCAATCTCGACTGGTTTTTGACGCTTATCAACAAAACCCGTAGCACCGTGCTGAAGACTAGTATAGAAAACTTCAAGTGTTACCCGAGTGACGCGCTCCGTGAAACTTGGATGAGAGTATCAGAAGTGGCGCAGAACGAGGAACTCCAAGAATCGGAACCACAAAATCAGCATGACTACGAATATTACGATGACTCCCAACTGAATGGCACATTGTTTTATACAGACATaagatttttacttaattGTTCAGGCAATATAGTCCTGCCGGGCCCAACTTATGTTACAAGCGATAACAAAGTTGTCAAAGAACAGTCTAGCCCTACGTCTTCATATACCACTGCGTCTACACCAGTAACTAGCAAGGCTATAATAAGAAATCAGGGGATGTTAGATTTGTTTCCATCAGAAACGACCATAGTGCCAAAAACTGTTACAACTACTGATTCCAGAACGGAATTGAATAAAGTCACAGAAAGAAATGAGAAGAAAATTATTCCAACTACTAGTAAATTAGCAACGGTGTCTGCTAAGCCCATAGACAAAAACTATGATGACCATGATATGGCTTCTGATGAAGCTAAACCTGAGAAGCTAAATGCTCGTAGAAGTTATCATGAAGACATTGACAATgaacaaaaatcaaataattcacCAAGTAATGCTGGCTGTGTAACTCTATCTTCGATATTATTAATGCTAAGTCTTAGCTCTTTCCTGtaa